The Ananas comosus chloroplast DNA, complete genome genome contains a region encoding:
- the rpl23 gene encoding ribosomal protein L23 encodes MDGIKYAVFTEKSIRLLGNNQYTSNVESGSTRTEIKHWVELFFGVKVIAMNSHRLPGKGRRMGPIMGHTMHYRRMIITLQPGYSIPPLIEKRT; translated from the coding sequence ATGGATGGAATCAAATATGCAGTATTTACAGAAAAAAGTATTCGGTTATTGGGGAACAATCAATATACTTCTAATGTCGAATCCGGATCAACTAGGACAGAAATAAAGCATTGGGTCGAACTCTTCTTTGGTGTCAAGGTAATAGCTATGAATAGTCATCGACTACCCGGAAAGGGTAGAAGAATGGGACCTATTATGGGACATACAATGCATTACAGACGTATGATCATTACGCTTCAACCGGGTTATTCTATTCCACCTCTTATAGAGAAAAGAACTTAA
- the rpl2 gene encoding ribosomal protein L2 (putative RNA editing of start codon), with product MAIHLYKTSTPRTRNGAVDSQVKSNPRNNLIYGRHRCGKGRNARGIITARHRGGGHKRLYRKIDFRRNQKDISGRIVTIEYDPNRNAYICLIHYGDGEKRYILHPRGAIIGDTIVSGTEVPISMGNALPLSTDMPLGTAIHNIEITRGKGGQLARAAGAVAKLIAKEGKSATLRLPSGEVRLISKNCLATVGQVGNVGVNQKSLGRAGSKCWLGKRPVVRGVVMNPVDHPHGGGEGRAPIGRKKPTTPWGYPALGRRSRKRKKYSDSFILRRRK from the exons ACGGCGATACATTTATACAAAACTTCTACCCCGAGAACACGCAATGGAGCCGTAGACAGTCAAGTGAAATCCAATCCACGAAATAATTTGATCTATGGACGGCATCGTTGTGGTAAAGGTCGTAATGCCAGAGGAATCATTACCGCAAGGCATAGAGGGGGAGGTCATAAGCGTCTATACCGTAAAATCGATTTTCGACGGAATCAAAAAGACATATCTGGTAGAATCGTAACCATAGAATACGACCCTAATCGAAATGCATACATTTGTCTCATACACTATGGGGATGGTGAGAAGAGATATATTTTACATCCCAGAGGGGCTATAATTGGAGATACCATTGTTTCTGGTACAGAAGTTCCTATATCAATGGGAAATGCCCTACCTTTGAGT ACATAGAAATCACACGTGGAAAGGGTGGACAATTAGCTAGAGCAGCAGGTGCTGTAGCGAAACTGATTGCAAAAGAGGGTAAATCGGCCACATTAAGATTACCATCTGGGGAGGTCCGTTTGATATCCAAAAACTGCTTAGCAACAGTCGGACAAGTGGGTAATGTTGGGGTGAACCAAAAAAGTTTGGGTAGAGCCGGATCTAAGTGTTGGCTAGGTAAGCGTCCTGTAGTAAGAGGGGTAGTTATGAACCCTGTAGACCATCCCCATGGGGGCGGTGAAGGGAGAGCCCCAATTGGGAGAAAAAAACCCACAACCCCTTGGGGTTATCCTGCGCTTGGAAGAAGAAGTAGGAAAAGGAAAAAATATAGTGATAGTTTTATTCTTCGTCGCCGTAAA